A genomic stretch from Frankiaceae bacterium includes:
- a CDS encoding tetrahydrofolate dehydrogenase/cyclohydrolase catalytic domain-containing protein gives MTARLLPGAPVAEAVYADLAPRIEKLAANGRPPGLGTILVGDDSASAGYIRMKMDKAASLGIASPHEHLGADATQADLVAAIRRMNDAAEVDAMLVQHPTPPQIDFEAALLQMDPDKDVDGLHPVNMGRLALGLSGPVPCTPAGIEALLAHYDIPVSGREVCILGRGTTLGRPLALLLSQKRPTANAAVTVVHTGVPDWGRYTRRAEIVVAAAGVPGILQPEHVSPGATVVGGGVRYEGKRLLPDVDESCEAVAGAITPRVGGVGPTTVAMLFKNCVEAAERRASA, from the coding sequence ATGACCGCTCGCCTGCTGCCGGGTGCCCCTGTCGCGGAGGCCGTGTACGCGGACCTCGCGCCCCGCATCGAGAAGCTCGCCGCCAACGGCCGTCCGCCCGGCCTCGGCACGATCCTCGTCGGCGACGACTCCGCGAGCGCCGGCTACATCCGCATGAAGATGGACAAGGCGGCCTCGCTCGGCATCGCGTCGCCGCACGAGCACCTCGGTGCGGACGCGACGCAGGCCGACCTCGTCGCGGCGATCCGGCGCATGAACGACGCGGCCGAGGTCGACGCGATGCTCGTCCAGCACCCGACGCCGCCGCAGATCGACTTCGAGGCCGCGCTGCTGCAGATGGACCCCGACAAGGACGTCGACGGCCTCCACCCGGTCAACATGGGCCGCCTCGCGCTGGGGCTGTCCGGCCCGGTGCCCTGTACGCCCGCCGGCATCGAGGCGCTGCTCGCGCACTACGACATTCCCGTGTCGGGCCGCGAGGTCTGCATCCTCGGCCGCGGCACGACGCTCGGCCGCCCGCTGGCGTTGCTGCTGTCGCAGAAGCGCCCCACCGCGAACGCCGCCGTCACCGTCGTGCACACCGGCGTCCCCGACTGGGGGCGCTACACCCGCCGCGCGGAGATCGTCGTCGCGGCGGCGGGCGTACCCGGGATCCTGCAGCCCGAGCACGTCTCGCCGGGCGCGACCGTCGTGGGGGGCGGGGTGCGCTACGAGGGGAAGCGCCTGCTCCCCGACGTGGACGAGTCGTGCGAGGCGGTCGCGGGCGCGATCACGCCGCGCGTCGGCGGCGTAGGCCCGACGACTGTGGCGATGCTGTTCAAGAACTGCGTCGAGGCCGCGGAGCGCCGCGCCTCAGCCTGA
- a CDS encoding FHA domain-containing protein: MPAPFLRIEDNGSVFDLKDDVTTVGRGAGVDIALEDPTVSRLHAELVRRGPHVYIADLGLSTNGTRVNGRPVGRRILRDGDVVSFGTARARVGGIEELDDGVAVAASDTMELRRITAPDLTRRELEVLTALCRPALRQDAFVAPASAREIAEELVVTEAAVKQHLLRLYQKFRIPEGTNRRAKLANEVIAAGVVRPLPDTPPAPAVPQQPQPGNNGHAVSAGAGAGERRSG, encoded by the coding sequence GTGCCCGCTCCGTTCCTGCGTATCGAAGACAACGGTTCCGTCTTCGACCTGAAGGACGACGTGACCACGGTCGGCCGTGGCGCGGGAGTCGACATCGCGCTCGAGGACCCGACGGTCTCCCGGCTGCACGCCGAGCTCGTCCGCCGCGGGCCGCACGTCTACATCGCCGACCTGGGCCTGTCGACCAACGGCACGCGCGTCAACGGCCGCCCCGTCGGCCGCCGCATCCTGCGCGACGGCGACGTCGTGTCGTTCGGCACCGCGCGGGCCCGCGTCGGCGGCATCGAGGAGCTGGACGACGGCGTGGCCGTGGCCGCCTCCGACACGATGGAGCTGCGCCGCATCACCGCCCCCGACCTCACCCGCCGCGAGCTGGAGGTCCTCACGGCGCTGTGCCGGCCGGCGCTGCGCCAGGACGCGTTCGTGGCGCCCGCCTCCGCGCGGGAGATCGCCGAGGAGCTCGTCGTCACCGAGGCCGCGGTCAAGCAACACCTGCTGCGGCTGTACCAGAAGTTCCGCATCCCGGAGGGCACCAACCGCCGCGCCAAGCTGGCCAACGAGGTCATCGCCGCCGGCGTCGTACGCCCCCTCCCCGACACGCCCCCCGCCCCCGCGGTGCCGCAGCAGCCCCAGCCCGGCAACAACGGCCACGCGGTGTCCGCCGGCGCCGGCGCCGGCGAGCGCCGCTCCGGCTAG
- a CDS encoding citrate/2-methylcitrate synthase, with amino-acid sequence MVDKPAKGLADVVAASTALSDIDGRAGRLFYRGYDIHDLAGRISFEECVHLLLRGTLPTREELSALEEELAAARTLPALVDDVASRLGDATPMEALRTLLSLVGHSDTDRDSNDADANQRKAVRLVAQMPLLVARFEHARRGTQMPPADPALGTAGNFLLQITGRMPSERAVAAFDECLVLHADHTMNASTFAARVCAATLSDMHSAVVAAIGTLKGPLHGGANEAVMKSLQQIGDPAKVEEFVRAELAAGKKLMGFGHRVYKTEDPRATHLRRLSKELAEESGDDTYYRMSLDMERIVLEVKGLYPNVDFFAASVYAALGIPTDLFTPVFAVSRMSGWTAHVVEQHADNRLIRPDSEYVGPRDQKWVPIDERTSST; translated from the coding sequence ATGGTGGACAAGCCCGCGAAGGGCCTGGCTGACGTCGTCGCCGCGTCGACGGCGCTCTCGGACATCGACGGCCGCGCCGGGCGGCTCTTCTACCGCGGCTACGACATCCACGACCTCGCGGGGCGGATCTCGTTCGAGGAGTGCGTCCACCTCCTGCTGCGCGGCACGCTGCCGACGCGCGAAGAGCTGTCGGCGCTGGAGGAGGAGCTGGCGGCGGCCCGTACGCTGCCCGCGCTCGTCGACGACGTGGCGTCCCGCCTCGGCGACGCCACGCCGATGGAGGCGCTCCGTACGCTGCTCTCCCTCGTCGGTCACAGCGACACCGACCGCGACTCCAACGACGCCGACGCCAACCAGCGCAAGGCCGTACGCCTCGTCGCCCAGATGCCGCTGCTGGTGGCGAGGTTCGAGCACGCCCGGCGCGGCACGCAGATGCCGCCCGCCGACCCGGCGCTGGGCACCGCGGGCAACTTCCTGCTGCAGATCACCGGCCGGATGCCGTCGGAGCGCGCGGTTGCGGCGTTCGACGAGTGCCTGGTGCTCCACGCCGACCACACGATGAACGCCTCGACGTTCGCCGCCCGCGTCTGCGCGGCGACGCTGTCCGACATGCACTCCGCGGTCGTCGCCGCGATCGGCACCCTCAAAGGCCCGCTGCACGGCGGCGCCAACGAGGCCGTCATGAAGTCGCTCCAGCAGATCGGCGACCCGGCGAAGGTCGAGGAGTTCGTCCGCGCCGAGCTCGCCGCGGGCAAGAAGCTCATGGGCTTCGGACACCGCGTCTACAAGACCGAGGACCCGCGCGCCACGCACCTGCGCCGGCTCTCGAAGGAACTCGCGGAGGAGTCGGGCGACGACACGTACTACCGGATGTCGCTCGACATGGAGCGCATCGTGCTGGAGGTCAAGGGCCTCTACCCCAACGTCGACTTCTTCGCCGCGTCGGTCTACGCGGCGCTCGGCATCCCGACCGACCTGTTCACGCCGGTCTTCGCGGTGTCGCGCATGTCGGGCTGGACGGCGCACGTCGTCGAGCAGCACGCCGACAACCGCCTGATCCGCCCCGACAGCGAGTACGTCGGCCCGCGCGACCAGAAGTGGGTCCCGATCGACGAGCGCACGTCATCAACGTGA
- a CDS encoding ACT domain-containing protein produces MTDEVTEPVDLTVESTPLVPEGSSVYVVDWESAPDLGPILDNTHLAVAAYPAGFTPPPLEGFSVVIRADDETTVVCAESELEHLDTPVSYEGSWRRITFPGPLPWELVGFLADVAGRLASAGIPLAAMAGFSTDHVLVRAAHADLAVEVLRGHSPPARRPGTTP; encoded by the coding sequence GTGACCGACGAGGTGACCGAGCCGGTCGACCTGACGGTCGAGTCGACGCCGCTCGTCCCCGAGGGCAGCTCGGTCTACGTCGTCGACTGGGAGTCCGCTCCCGACCTCGGGCCGATCCTCGACAACACCCACCTCGCCGTGGCGGCGTACCCCGCGGGCTTCACGCCGCCGCCGCTGGAGGGGTTCTCGGTCGTCATCCGCGCCGACGACGAGACGACGGTCGTCTGCGCGGAGTCCGAGCTCGAACACCTCGACACCCCGGTGTCGTACGAGGGGAGCTGGCGGCGGATCACGTTCCCCGGGCCGCTGCCGTGGGAGCTCGTCGGCTTCCTCGCCGACGTCGCCGGGCGCCTCGCCTCGGCGGGCATCCCGCTCGCCGCGATGGCCGGCTTCTCGACCGACCACGTGCTCGTCCGCGCCGCCCACGCCGACCTCGCCGTCGAGGTGCTGCGCGGCCACTCGCCGCCCGCGCGCCGCCCCGGCACCACCCCATGA
- a CDS encoding DUF3017 domain-containing protein, which yields MSRTARIANELPALAVVALGLGGIVYAAAFHYWRRGLYVVAAACVVGALLRLALPARRVGSLAVRSKGVDVVTLLVLGAALAFLAGAVPA from the coding sequence GTGAGTCGTACGGCCCGCATCGCGAACGAGCTGCCCGCCCTCGCCGTCGTCGCGCTGGGCCTCGGCGGGATCGTGTACGCCGCGGCGTTCCACTACTGGCGGCGCGGCCTCTACGTCGTCGCCGCCGCCTGCGTCGTCGGCGCGCTGCTGCGCCTCGCGCTGCCCGCCCGCCGCGTCGGCTCGCTCGCCGTCCGCAGCAAGGGCGTGGACGTCGTCACGCTGCTCGTGCTGGGCGCCGCGCTGGCGTTCCTCGCGGGCGCCGTACCGGCCTGA
- a CDS encoding M14 family zinc carboxypeptidase, whose product MGALRVRHLLLAAALLGSVALTPAADAADPPRTGFEESDGATWTTHEEEVEFLEAVDAGSPYATVEVIGTTLEDRPIHLVTLGAPAPRNAAQGRTEPVELHICTQHGNEPAGREACLQKLRDLAFAEDPAVIEQLTEQTILFVPTANPDGRASNSRENSEGVDVNRDHLNLGSLEAQAMAKVIRDWQPDISIDHHEYGPGEPILYDDEVLYLWPRNLNVDEAVHDLGVTFSKEVLAPCLAEKGFTSDEYGIDAVGSTDLQQTAGGGDEGILRNAAGLRHVVGILVESAVTMNLTNGPDEATTPGVQLRRVASQVATIDCTLGYVADTAAALTAATAGAPLRKTAEGKRQDTPVYLAGQDEDTTVTGNGDAEETIDPPCAYDLDATQLEAVDEILDLHGIAKVPLGSGARVLMAQPAEPVIPLLLDERNDRAETDATARETCTSAAPDTKTPPKEPRQAPPRTGAGGSGLPATGLPGSLAVVAALATGVAAALRRSAS is encoded by the coding sequence ATGGGCGCCCTCCGCGTACGCCACCTGCTCCTCGCCGCCGCGCTGCTCGGCTCCGTCGCGCTGACGCCCGCCGCCGACGCGGCCGACCCGCCGCGCACGGGCTTCGAGGAGAGCGACGGGGCCACCTGGACCACGCACGAGGAGGAGGTCGAGTTCCTCGAGGCGGTCGACGCGGGGAGCCCGTACGCCACCGTCGAGGTCATCGGCACGACGCTGGAGGACCGCCCGATCCACCTCGTCACGCTCGGCGCGCCGGCGCCGCGGAACGCCGCGCAGGGCCGTACGGAGCCGGTGGAGCTGCACATCTGCACGCAGCACGGCAACGAGCCCGCCGGGCGCGAGGCGTGCCTGCAGAAGCTGCGCGACCTCGCGTTCGCCGAGGACCCCGCGGTGATCGAGCAGCTCACCGAGCAGACGATCCTGTTCGTCCCGACGGCCAACCCGGACGGCCGCGCGAGCAACTCCCGCGAGAACAGCGAGGGCGTCGACGTCAACCGCGACCACCTCAACCTCGGCTCGCTCGAGGCGCAGGCGATGGCGAAGGTCATCCGCGACTGGCAGCCCGACATCTCGATCGACCACCACGAGTACGGCCCCGGGGAGCCGATCCTCTACGACGACGAGGTCCTCTACCTCTGGCCACGCAACCTCAACGTCGACGAGGCGGTGCACGACCTCGGCGTGACGTTCAGCAAGGAGGTCCTCGCGCCGTGCCTGGCGGAGAAGGGCTTCACCTCCGACGAGTACGGCATCGACGCCGTCGGCTCGACGGACCTGCAGCAGACCGCGGGCGGCGGCGACGAGGGCATCCTGCGCAACGCCGCCGGCCTGCGGCACGTCGTCGGCATCCTCGTCGAGAGCGCCGTGACGATGAACCTCACGAACGGTCCCGACGAGGCCACGACCCCCGGCGTCCAGCTACGCCGCGTCGCCAGCCAGGTCGCGACGATCGACTGCACGCTGGGGTACGTCGCCGACACCGCCGCCGCTCTCACCGCGGCCACCGCGGGCGCGCCGTTGCGCAAGACCGCGGAGGGCAAGCGCCAGGACACGCCGGTCTACCTCGCGGGGCAGGACGAGGACACCACCGTCACCGGGAACGGCGACGCCGAGGAGACCATCGACCCCCCGTGCGCGTACGACCTCGACGCCACGCAGCTCGAGGCGGTGGACGAGATCCTCGACCTGCACGGCATCGCCAAGGTGCCGCTCGGCAGCGGCGCGCGAGTGCTCATGGCGCAGCCCGCCGAGCCGGTGATCCCGCTGCTGCTGGACGAGCGCAACGACCGCGCGGAGACCGACGCGACGGCCCGGGAGACGTGCACCTCCGCCGCACCCGACACGAAGACCCCGCCGAAGGAGCCCCGCCAGGCACCACCGCGGACCGGGGCGGGCGGGTCAGGGCTGCCGGCGACGGGCCTGCCCGGCTCGCTCGCGGTCGTGGCGGCGCTGGCGACCGGTGTCGCGGCAGCGCTGCGGCGCAGCGCTTCCTAG
- a CDS encoding metallophosphoesterase, which translates to MAGRRREPQRAGGLAALAFTLLAVACGPAGEPRASSPAATPTTSAPSTAVEPRTDPSAARPYVIGVIGDYGVDANPVRQVVKAMGKFNSGRPLDAVVTTGDNAYCCGTAEQAAFAWRMLSPLRLAGTPIYPALGNHDIRTGDGAPFMKQFRMAKRWYTVEVGPVQFLFLDSTRVTDATQLTYVKSVLAKPRPGSFRVVVFHHPGWACSAHPPDANVVKHWLPLFGTKVDMVLAGHNHTYERFTSGSGTPYVTTGGGGAPLYSSAAVACRGSGKLAYLKTAHHAVRLTATDATLRLDAIGVNGVVFDSRVVRPRT; encoded by the coding sequence ATGGCTGGGCGACGCCGCGAACCGCAGCGGGCAGGAGGGCTGGCGGCGCTCGCGTTCACGCTGCTCGCGGTGGCCTGCGGGCCTGCCGGGGAGCCGCGCGCGAGCAGCCCCGCGGCGACCCCGACGACGAGCGCCCCGAGCACGGCGGTGGAGCCGCGGACCGACCCGTCGGCCGCGCGGCCGTACGTCATCGGCGTCATCGGCGACTACGGCGTCGATGCCAACCCCGTCCGCCAGGTCGTCAAGGCGATGGGCAAGTTCAACAGCGGCCGCCCGCTCGACGCCGTCGTCACGACGGGCGACAACGCGTACTGCTGCGGCACGGCGGAGCAGGCGGCGTTCGCGTGGCGGATGCTCTCGCCGCTGCGCCTCGCGGGCACGCCGATCTACCCGGCGCTGGGCAACCACGACATCCGTACGGGCGACGGCGCGCCGTTCATGAAGCAGTTCCGGATGGCGAAGCGCTGGTACACCGTCGAGGTCGGGCCGGTGCAGTTCCTCTTCCTCGACTCGACCCGCGTGACCGACGCGACGCAGCTCACGTACGTCAAGTCGGTGCTCGCCAAGCCGCGCCCTGGGTCGTTCCGCGTCGTGGTGTTCCACCACCCGGGCTGGGCCTGCTCGGCGCACCCGCCGGACGCGAACGTCGTCAAGCACTGGCTGCCGCTGTTCGGCACGAAGGTCGACATGGTGCTCGCCGGGCACAACCACACGTACGAGCGCTTCACGTCGGGCAGCGGCACGCCCTACGTCACGACCGGGGGAGGCGGCGCGCCGCTGTACTCGTCGGCCGCGGTCGCGTGCCGGGGGTCGGGCAAGCTGGCGTACCTCAAGACCGCGCACCACGCCGTACGCCTCACGGCCACCGACGCGACGCTGCGGCTGGACGCGATCGGCGTCAACGGCGTGGTCTTCGACTCCCGGGTCGTCCGGCCGCGGACGTAA
- a CDS encoding isocitrate/isopropylmalate dehydrogenase family protein, whose translation MPTTHRVTLIPGDGTGPELTEATRRVLEAAVATSGSSFDWDVQQAGVDIMEEAGTPLPPQTLESVKRNKVAIKGPITTPIGTGFRSVNVALRAELELYACLRPCKTYPGVRSRFEQVDVVIVRENTEDLYAGIEYESGTPEAEEVRAFLNTKQKKQIREGSGISIKPISEFGAERIARYAFEYAKAKGRKRVHCITKSNIMKFTDGLFLSTFREVAKDYPDIEPWENLVDATCMGLVQRPEEWDVLVLPNLYGDILSDLTAGMVGGLGVAPGANIGTDSAVFEATHGSAPKYKGQNKVNPTAMILSGKLMLEHLGELDAAAKLEAAVAAVIARGEKVTYDMKPVRTDPTAVGTAEYADAIIEELNK comes from the coding sequence ATGCCCACGACGCATCGCGTCACCCTGATTCCGGGTGACGGCACCGGACCCGAGCTGACCGAGGCCACCCGCCGGGTGCTCGAAGCTGCCGTCGCCACGAGCGGCAGCAGCTTCGACTGGGACGTCCAGCAGGCCGGCGTCGACATCATGGAGGAGGCGGGCACGCCCCTGCCGCCGCAGACGCTGGAGTCGGTGAAGCGCAACAAGGTGGCCATCAAGGGCCCGATCACCACTCCCATCGGCACCGGCTTCCGTTCCGTCAACGTAGCGCTCCGCGCCGAGCTCGAGCTGTACGCGTGCCTGCGTCCCTGCAAGACGTACCCCGGCGTGCGTTCGCGCTTCGAGCAGGTCGACGTCGTCATCGTCCGCGAGAACACCGAGGACCTCTACGCCGGCATCGAGTACGAGTCCGGCACGCCCGAGGCCGAGGAGGTCAGGGCGTTCCTCAACACCAAGCAGAAGAAGCAGATCCGCGAGGGCTCCGGCATCTCCATCAAGCCGATCAGCGAGTTCGGCGCGGAGCGGATCGCGCGGTACGCGTTCGAGTACGCGAAGGCCAAGGGCCGCAAGCGCGTCCACTGCATCACCAAGTCGAACATCATGAAGTTCACCGACGGGCTGTTCCTGTCGACGTTCCGCGAGGTCGCGAAGGACTACCCGGACATCGAGCCGTGGGAGAACCTCGTCGACGCCACCTGCATGGGCCTCGTGCAGCGGCCCGAGGAGTGGGACGTCCTCGTCCTCCCCAACCTCTACGGCGACATCCTCTCCGACCTCACGGCCGGCATGGTCGGCGGGCTCGGCGTCGCGCCCGGCGCCAACATCGGCACCGACTCCGCGGTCTTCGAGGCCACGCACGGCAGCGCCCCCAAGTACAAGGGCCAGAACAAGGTCAACCCGACCGCCATGATCCTCTCCGGCAAGCTCATGCTGGAGCACCTCGGCGAGCTCGACGCCGCCGCCAAGCTGGAGGCGGCCGTCGCCGCGGTCATCGCGCGCGGCGAGAAGGTCACGTACGACATGAAGCCCGTCCGCACCGACCCGACCGCCGTCGGGACCGCCGAGTACGCCGACGCCATCATCGAGGAGCTCAACAAGTGA
- the mdh gene encoding malate dehydrogenase, giving the protein MKVTVVGAGFYGSTTVQRLAAYDIFDEVVMTDVVEGKAEGLALDMNQSRPIEGYETRVVGATTGMDGSGYEVTGGSDIVVVTAGLPRKPGMSRMDLIEVNAKIVRQVSENVAKHSPDAVVIVVSNPLDEMTALAANVTGFPKERVMGQAGMLDTARFSHFVAETLSVPVASVKTLTLGSHGDTMVPVPSHCTVNGQPLSTLLPADKVEELVTRTRNGGAEVVALLKTGSAYYAPSAAAARMVEAVAKDTGASMPVCAWVTGEFGISDVYLGVPAKLGRGGVLAVDEIPLEDGELAALKEAAEAVRAKQADVANL; this is encoded by the coding sequence GTGAAGGTCACCGTCGTAGGCGCCGGCTTCTACGGCTCCACCACCGTCCAGCGCCTCGCGGCGTACGACATCTTCGACGAGGTCGTCATGACCGACGTCGTCGAGGGCAAGGCCGAGGGCCTCGCGCTGGACATGAACCAGTCGCGGCCCATCGAGGGGTACGAGACCCGCGTCGTGGGTGCCACGACGGGCATGGACGGCAGCGGGTACGAGGTCACCGGCGGCTCCGACATCGTCGTCGTCACGGCCGGCCTCCCGCGCAAGCCGGGCATGAGCCGGATGGACCTCATCGAGGTCAACGCCAAGATCGTCCGCCAGGTCAGCGAGAACGTCGCCAAGCACTCGCCCGACGCCGTCGTCATCGTCGTGTCCAACCCGCTCGACGAGATGACCGCGCTGGCCGCCAACGTCACCGGCTTCCCCAAGGAGCGCGTGATGGGGCAGGCGGGCATGCTCGACACCGCCCGCTTCTCGCACTTCGTCGCGGAGACGCTGTCCGTGCCGGTCGCGTCGGTGAAGACGCTGACGCTCGGCTCGCACGGCGACACGATGGTGCCCGTGCCGTCGCACTGCACCGTCAACGGCCAGCCGCTCTCGACGCTGCTCCCCGCCGACAAGGTCGAGGAGCTCGTCACGCGGACCCGCAACGGCGGCGCCGAGGTCGTGGCGCTGCTCAAGACCGGGTCGGCGTACTACGCGCCGTCCGCCGCCGCCGCGCGCATGGTCGAGGCGGTCGCCAAGGACACCGGCGCGTCGATGCCCGTCTGCGCGTGGGTCACGGGCGAGTTCGGGATCAGCGACGTGTACCTCGGCGTACCCGCCAAGCTCGGCCGTGGCGGCGTGCTCGCGGTCGACGAGATCCCGCTGGAGGACGGCGAGCTGGCGGCGCTCAAGGAGGCGGCGGAGGCCGTCCGCGCCAAGCAGGCGGACGTCGCCAACCTCTGA
- a CDS encoding hemolysin family protein yields the protein MATLLNVAVVLLLILVAALFVAAETALVSLREGQVKSLAAQGRRGAAVSRLSENPNRWLAAVQIGVTLTALLSSAFGAVTLSETAADGLMDLGLGETAADVLSVVGVTLVIGFVSLVIGELVPKRIALQRPEGVARTFAPVLERVAAGARPVIWLLSKSTNAVVRMLGSDPDAGRDTISEEELRGLVAAHESLSKEERRLIDEVFAAGERQLREVLVPRTEVEFIDAGTTVAKALRETRAQSHSRYPVIRGSADDVVGFVHIRDLIGAGRGTPKVGDVVREVMQLPDTKRVLTALSEMRREGHHLAVVVDEYGGTAGIVTLEDLIEEVIGDIRDEYDPATTVARTLRGGDVEVDGLLNLDEFTEQTGVELPDGPYETVAGYVMSALGHVPKVGEAVEGPGVRLKITTMDGRRIERVRVTQLNRGDDDG from the coding sequence ATGGCGACCCTGCTGAACGTCGCCGTCGTCCTGCTGCTGATCCTCGTCGCGGCGCTGTTCGTCGCGGCGGAGACGGCGCTGGTCTCGCTGCGCGAGGGTCAGGTCAAGTCGCTGGCCGCGCAGGGCCGCCGCGGCGCCGCCGTGTCGCGCCTGTCGGAGAACCCCAACCGCTGGCTCGCCGCCGTGCAGATCGGCGTGACGCTGACCGCGCTGCTGTCGTCGGCGTTCGGCGCGGTGACGCTGTCCGAGACCGCCGCCGACGGGCTCATGGACCTCGGCCTCGGCGAGACCGCCGCGGACGTCCTCAGCGTCGTCGGCGTGACGCTGGTCATCGGGTTCGTCTCGCTCGTCATCGGCGAGCTGGTGCCCAAGCGCATCGCGCTGCAACGCCCCGAGGGCGTCGCGCGGACGTTCGCGCCCGTCCTCGAACGCGTCGCCGCGGGTGCCCGCCCCGTCATCTGGCTGCTGTCCAAGTCGACCAACGCGGTCGTACGCATGCTCGGTAGTGACCCCGACGCCGGCCGCGACACGATCTCCGAGGAGGAGCTGCGCGGGCTCGTCGCCGCGCACGAGTCGCTGTCGAAGGAGGAGCGCAGGCTCATCGACGAGGTCTTCGCGGCCGGCGAGCGCCAGCTCCGCGAGGTGCTCGTACCGCGGACCGAGGTGGAGTTCATCGACGCCGGCACGACCGTCGCGAAGGCGCTCAGGGAGACGCGGGCGCAGTCGCACTCGCGGTACCCCGTCATCCGCGGCTCCGCCGACGACGTGGTCGGCTTCGTGCACATCCGCGACCTCATCGGCGCCGGGCGCGGCACGCCGAAGGTCGGCGACGTCGTACGCGAGGTCATGCAGCTCCCCGACACCAAGCGCGTGCTGACGGCGCTGTCGGAGATGCGGCGCGAGGGCCACCACCTCGCCGTCGTCGTGGACGAGTACGGCGGCACCGCCGGCATCGTCACGCTCGAGGACCTCATCGAGGAGGTCATCGGCGACATCCGCGACGAGTACGACCCCGCCACGACCGTCGCGCGGACGCTGCGCGGCGGCGACGTCGAGGTCGACGGCCTGCTCAACCTCGACGAGTTCACCGAGCAGACCGGCGTCGAGCTGCCCGACGGCCCGTACGAGACCGTCGCCGGCTACGTGATGAGCGCGCTGGGCCACGTACCCAAGGTGGGGGAGGCCGTCGAGGGCCCCGGCGTACGGCTCAAGATCACGACCATGGACGGCCGCCGCATCGAACGTGTCCGCGTCACCCAGCTCAACCGCGGCGACGACGACGGCTGA
- the trpS gene encoding tryptophan--tRNA ligase: MSGPRPRVLSGMQPTADSFHLGNYLGALRHWVAIQDDYEAFYCVVDLHAITVPHDPETLRRRTRIAAAQYLAGGLDPQRSTLFVQSHVREHAELGWIMQCLTGMGEAGRMTQYKDKAQKGGGDSASVGLFAYPILQAADIVIYQADKVPVGEDQRQHIELTRDLAQRFNTRFGDTFVVPEPLIVKSSGKILDLQDPTSKMSKSAESQAGVIDLLEDPASIAKKVKRAVTDTDTVVRYDEDAKPGITNLLTIHAAFSGKTVEKLEDEYAGRGYGDFKKDTADVVVAALTPFQERYRRWADDPEGLDTILAEGAERARAVAQQTMAVVRDRVGFLPAKG, encoded by the coding sequence ATGAGCGGACCCAGACCGCGGGTGCTGTCCGGCATGCAGCCCACCGCCGACTCGTTCCACCTCGGCAACTACCTGGGTGCGCTGCGCCACTGGGTCGCCATCCAGGACGACTACGAGGCGTTCTACTGCGTGGTGGACCTCCACGCGATCACCGTGCCGCACGACCCGGAGACGCTGCGCCGCCGGACGCGCATCGCCGCTGCTCAGTACCTCGCCGGCGGCCTGGACCCGCAGCGCTCGACGCTGTTCGTGCAGTCGCACGTACGCGAGCACGCCGAGCTGGGCTGGATCATGCAGTGCCTCACCGGCATGGGCGAGGCCGGCCGGATGACGCAGTACAAGGACAAGGCGCAGAAGGGCGGCGGCGACTCGGCGAGCGTGGGGCTGTTCGCGTACCCGATCCTCCAGGCCGCCGACATCGTCATCTACCAGGCCGACAAGGTGCCGGTGGGGGAGGACCAGCGCCAGCACATCGAGCTGACGAGGGACCTCGCGCAGCGCTTCAACACGCGCTTCGGCGACACGTTCGTCGTGCCCGAGCCGCTCATCGTGAAGAGCTCCGGCAAGATCCTCGACCTGCAGGACCCGACGTCGAAGATGAGCAAGTCGGCGGAGTCGCAGGCGGGCGTCATCGACCTGCTCGAGGACCCGGCGAGCATCGCGAAGAAGGTCAAGCGCGCGGTCACCGACACCGACACGGTCGTGCGCTACGACGAGGACGCCAAGCCCGGCATCACCAACCTGCTCACGATCCACGCGGCGTTCAGCGGCAAGACGGTGGAGAAGCTCGAGGACGAGTACGCGGGCCGCGGCTACGGCGACTTCAAGAAGGACACCGCGGACGTGGTGGTGGCGGCGCTGACGCCGTTCCAGGAGCGGTACCGCCGCTGGGCCGACGACCCCGAGGGGCTCGACACGATCCTCGCCGAGGGCGCCGAACGCGCCCGCGCGGTCGCCCAGCAGACGATGGCCGTGGTCCGCGACCGGGTCGGCTTCCTGCCGGCGAAGGGCTGA